The Sorangiineae bacterium MSr11367 genome window below encodes:
- a CDS encoding SMI1/KNR4 family protein: MTPVERIRLLPAEEIVKSQPTANWKPSWVVIGESSLLSDPYFLDVSKPDPEGDCPVYTAMSGQEKWNPTLAASSFAQFLRIISTAMEIAAGFGDAIMDDEDEDSFREALGPKVKVIDAAALRAGHWT; encoded by the coding sequence GTGACCCCGGTCGAGCGAATCCGACTGCTCCCGGCGGAAGAAATCGTGAAGTCGCAACCCACGGCGAACTGGAAGCCGTCCTGGGTCGTCATCGGCGAAAGCTCGCTGCTGAGCGATCCGTACTTCCTGGACGTCTCCAAGCCCGACCCCGAAGGGGACTGCCCCGTCTACACGGCGATGAGCGGGCAGGAAAAGTGGAACCCGACGTTGGCCGCCTCGAGCTTCGCTCAGTTTTTGCGAATCATCTCGACGGCGATGGAAATCGCCGCCGGCTTCGGTGACGCCATCATGGACGACGAGGACGAGGACAGCTTCCGCGAAGCCCTCGGCCCCAAGGTCAAAGTGATCGACGCCGCCGCGCTGCGCGCCGGTCACTGGACGTAG
- a CDS encoding uracil phosphoribosyltransferase: MVETAYSKSHYRAPEIAHRYGPNVHLLDDPLAWTQLARLCARETGQPHVGRLVRTLYERLSEVVLAAEFPRVRIDVPTRMVASSPYAVYRGAAIAPATKAVSVGIARAGTMPSQVVYDLLNEVLDPSGVRQDHLFMSRVTDTEGRVTGASWHDAKIGGDVDGRIIVIPDPMGATGSSVVSAISHYKSKIGGTPAKVITMHLILTPEYLKRVLAAHPETIIYAVRLDRGLSAPEVLSTVPGTQWDDEKGLDEHQYIVPGAGGVGELLNNAWV, encoded by the coding sequence ATGGTCGAAACCGCGTATTCGAAGAGTCACTACCGCGCGCCCGAGATCGCGCACCGCTACGGGCCCAACGTCCATCTCCTGGACGACCCGTTGGCATGGACTCAGCTCGCGCGTCTCTGCGCACGCGAAACCGGGCAGCCGCACGTAGGCCGCCTGGTGCGCACGCTCTACGAGCGCTTGAGCGAGGTGGTGCTGGCCGCGGAGTTCCCACGCGTGCGCATCGACGTGCCCACGCGCATGGTGGCCTCCTCGCCCTACGCCGTCTACCGGGGCGCCGCCATCGCCCCCGCGACGAAGGCCGTCAGCGTGGGCATCGCCCGCGCGGGCACCATGCCGTCGCAAGTCGTCTACGACCTGCTGAACGAGGTCCTCGATCCGTCGGGCGTGCGCCAAGACCACCTGTTCATGTCGCGCGTCACGGACACGGAAGGCCGCGTGACGGGCGCCTCGTGGCACGATGCCAAGATCGGCGGCGACGTCGACGGCCGCATCATCGTCATCCCCGATCCGATGGGCGCGACCGGCAGCTCCGTGGTGAGCGCGATCTCGCACTACAAATCGAAGATCGGCGGAACCCCGGCGAAGGTCATCACGATGCATTTGATCCTCACGCCCGAGTACCTCAAGAGGGTCCTCGCCGCGCATCCGGAGACGATCATCTACGCGGTGCGCCTGGATCGCGGCCTGTCGGCCCCCGAGGTGTTGTCCACCGTGCCGGGCACGCAGTGGGACGATGAAAAGGGGCTCGACGAGCACCAGTACATCGTCCCGGGCGCCGGCGGCGTCGGCGAATTGCTCAACAACGCGTGGGTTTAG
- a CDS encoding class I SAM-dependent methyltransferase produces the protein MRDNQSSSTAIGVARQRAAHQLFDRPLVFEDPLAVRLTGSEDELLDFTRTDEGETKLLRAFLAARSRYTEEAFEAAFARGVRQYVVLGAGFDTFAYRHRLDALRVFEVDHPATQARKRELLGHAGIEVPASLTYVPVDFEKDTLRASLVANGFRFDEPAFFSWLGVTMYLTHAAILDTLGMIHQGARGSEVVFDYQIDPAYLGERDRAVVAALTARVAKLGEPWISHFLPESLMQELRTMGFRHVESIGPQVLRALYFRNRDDGLSVSNRAHLMHARV, from the coding sequence ATGCGTGACAATCAATCGAGTTCGACCGCCATCGGCGTGGCCAGGCAACGTGCCGCGCATCAATTGTTCGATCGTCCGTTGGTCTTCGAAGATCCCCTCGCCGTTCGGCTGACGGGAAGCGAGGACGAGTTGCTGGACTTCACGCGTACTGACGAGGGCGAGACGAAACTGCTCCGCGCCTTCCTCGCCGCGCGAAGCCGCTACACCGAGGAGGCCTTCGAGGCCGCCTTCGCGCGCGGCGTGCGCCAATACGTGGTGCTCGGCGCGGGGTTCGACACCTTCGCGTACCGTCACAGGCTCGACGCGCTGCGCGTGTTCGAGGTGGATCACCCCGCGACGCAGGCGAGAAAGCGCGAGCTGCTCGGCCACGCGGGGATCGAGGTGCCGGCGTCATTGACGTACGTCCCCGTCGACTTCGAGAAGGACACGTTGCGCGCGTCGCTGGTGGCGAACGGCTTCCGCTTCGACGAACCTGCGTTCTTCTCGTGGCTCGGGGTCACGATGTACCTCACGCACGCCGCCATCCTGGACACCCTAGGGATGATCCACCAAGGCGCGCGCGGTTCGGAGGTGGTGTTCGACTACCAGATCGATCCCGCCTACCTCGGCGAACGCGATCGCGCCGTCGTGGCCGCCCTCACCGCGCGCGTGGCCAAGCTCGGCGAACCATGGATCTCGCATTTCCTGCCCGAGTCCCTCATGCAAGAACTCCGCACGATGGGCTTCCGCCACGTCGAATCCATCGGGCCACAGGTGCTGCGCGCCCTCTACTTCCGCAACCGCGACGACGGCCTAAGCGTGTCGAACCGCGCCCACTTGATGCACGCGCGGGTGTAA
- a CDS encoding TetR family transcriptional regulator: MGRVDRRTQAERSTESRKKLIDAAIHLLATRGYAGTTLAEIGQLAGLSRGMVTHHFGTKEACVEAVVGAIHSGMLGAVQEGMGGRRGVSALDALVDVYFALLRGQSAGARAMFIVRTEAVATVPRIRELIAENNEALRRFITTRLAEGISDGEMDAQLDPDVTAVLVEGVLRGSGAQWLIDPQRVDLDAAGTALKRIFRARCP; this comes from the coding sequence ATGGGACGCGTGGACCGTCGCACGCAGGCAGAACGCAGCACGGAATCGCGAAAAAAGCTGATCGACGCGGCGATTCACCTGCTGGCGACGCGTGGCTACGCGGGCACCACGCTGGCGGAGATCGGTCAGCTGGCGGGTCTCAGCCGCGGCATGGTCACGCACCACTTCGGCACGAAGGAGGCGTGTGTCGAGGCCGTGGTGGGGGCAATCCACTCGGGGATGCTGGGGGCCGTGCAGGAGGGCATGGGGGGCCGGCGCGGGGTGTCCGCGCTGGATGCCTTGGTCGACGTGTACTTCGCGCTGTTGCGCGGGCAAAGCGCGGGCGCACGGGCGATGTTCATCGTGCGCACGGAGGCGGTGGCCACGGTGCCGCGGATCCGAGAGCTGATCGCGGAGAACAACGAGGCGCTCCGTCGCTTCATCACGACGAGGCTCGCCGAGGGCATCTCCGACGGCGAGATGGACGCGCAGCTCGATCCCGACGTCACGGCGGTTCTCGTCGAAGGCGTTCTGCGCGGGTCGGGCGCGCAATGGCTGATCGATCCGCAGCGGGTCGACCTGGATGCCGCCGGCACGGCGCTCAAACGAATCTTCCGCGCGCGATGCCCGTGA
- a CDS encoding DUF4388 domain-containing protein, whose translation MQDPSPKAAAPTTLRPGRAYVLRFISGKYQGGEFPVVPDKQIIVGRSSDLDMVLVEDMVSRKHAKIHMQSDQIWIEDLGSTNGTFVNGEKIKRARLKEGDRVLIGTSILKLIAGESTRDSTADAKRELEHVAAQRRTSQARTMSGSIEEVPLPDLLQLFGTSKKSGVLVIRTDDDIGRIFMRKGNIYYAVINDLDDVPALKSIYRMLTWQKGLFDLDPPDDREYAGEIDVSVQEILMEGLRQLDEFNRIRDDLPDLNARLSLLSPLVPPLRDLKPMELDALQLALNYGHLETVMNKSQSTDLETVQAVLKLLKGGYLKTE comes from the coding sequence ATGCAAGATCCGTCACCGAAGGCGGCTGCTCCGACGACCCTGCGACCCGGGCGGGCGTATGTCCTTCGGTTCATCAGCGGGAAGTACCAAGGGGGGGAATTCCCCGTCGTTCCCGACAAGCAGATCATCGTCGGTCGCTCGAGCGATCTCGACATGGTGCTCGTCGAGGACATGGTCAGCCGCAAGCACGCGAAGATTCACATGCAGTCGGATCAGATCTGGATCGAAGATCTGGGATCGACCAACGGCACGTTCGTCAACGGTGAGAAGATCAAGCGCGCCCGCCTGAAAGAAGGCGACCGCGTTCTCATCGGAACGAGCATCCTCAAGCTGATTGCGGGCGAGAGCACGCGCGACAGCACGGCGGACGCAAAGCGCGAGCTGGAGCACGTGGCGGCGCAACGCCGTACGAGCCAGGCGCGGACGATGTCCGGCAGCATCGAGGAAGTTCCGCTGCCCGACCTGCTTCAACTTTTCGGCACCTCGAAGAAGAGCGGCGTGCTCGTCATCCGGACGGACGACGACATCGGTCGGATCTTCATGCGCAAGGGCAACATCTACTACGCCGTCATCAACGACCTGGATGACGTGCCCGCGCTCAAGAGCATCTACCGCATGCTCACCTGGCAAAAGGGTCTCTTCGATCTCGATCCGCCGGACGATCGTGAGTACGCCGGCGAGATCGACGTGAGCGTCCAAGAGATCCTCATGGAGGGTCTGCGCCAGCTCGACGAGTTCAATCGCATCCGCGACGACCTGCCCGATCTCAACGCGCGCTTGTCGCTGCTTTCGCCGCTCGTTCCGCCGCTGCGCGATTTGAAACCGATGGAGCTCGACGCGCTGCAGCTCGCGCTCAACTACGGTCACCTCGAGACCGTGATGAACAAGAGCCAGTCGACGGATCTCGAGACGGTGCAAGCCGTGTTGAAGCTGCTCAAGGGCGGCTACCTGAAGACGGAATAA
- a CDS encoding L-erythro-3,5-diaminohexanoate dehydrogenase: METVATRGKQHNPVTGSGGMLLGRVAQIAPTADGRVARVHEGLAVGDRVATLVSLSLTPLRLDGITAVRAESAQLDVTGQAVLFESGSLVKLPSEMPERLALAVLDVAGAAPQVARLVKPEMSSVLVLGGGGKSGILCAAEARRRLGASKGARRVIAVESYPRYADELRALGICDTVLTIDARDPVAVRRAVLEANDGREVDVTFSCVNVPDTEMAAVMATRDRGIVYFFAMSTSFTKAALGAEGVSKDVDLMIGNGYAEDHAAHTLAMMHEFPAIRALFETRYG; encoded by the coding sequence ATGGAGACGGTCGCGACGCGAGGGAAGCAGCACAACCCCGTCACCGGTTCGGGCGGGATGCTTCTCGGTCGGGTGGCTCAGATCGCACCGACGGCGGATGGACGCGTCGCGCGCGTGCACGAAGGCCTCGCCGTCGGCGATCGCGTGGCGACGTTGGTGTCGCTCTCCCTCACGCCGCTCCGCCTCGATGGAATCACCGCGGTGCGCGCGGAGAGCGCGCAGTTGGACGTGACGGGGCAGGCGGTGTTGTTCGAGAGCGGGAGCCTCGTGAAGTTGCCGAGCGAGATGCCGGAGCGCCTCGCGCTCGCCGTGCTCGATGTCGCGGGTGCGGCACCCCAAGTCGCGCGGCTCGTGAAGCCGGAGATGAGCTCCGTGCTCGTTCTGGGCGGCGGTGGCAAAAGCGGCATCCTCTGTGCGGCCGAGGCCCGCCGCAGGCTCGGCGCCTCGAAGGGCGCGCGCCGCGTCATCGCCGTGGAAAGCTACCCGCGTTACGCCGACGAACTGCGCGCGCTGGGCATCTGCGACACGGTGCTCACCATCGACGCGCGCGATCCCGTCGCCGTGCGGCGTGCGGTGCTCGAGGCGAACGACGGTCGCGAGGTCGACGTCACGTTCTCTTGCGTCAACGTGCCCGACACCGAGATGGCCGCGGTGATGGCCACGCGTGACCGCGGCATCGTCTACTTCTTCGCCATGTCGACGAGCTTCACCAAAGCCGCCCTTGGAGCGGAGGGCGTGAGCAAGGACGTCGACTTGATGATCGGCAACGGGTACGCCGAGGACCACGCTGCGCACACCTTGGCGATGATGCATGAGTTCCCCGCGATTCGTGCCCTCTTCGAGACGCGCTACGGGTAA
- a CDS encoding formate--tetrahydrofolate ligase: MTNFSPRPISEVAAELGLEADDIEPYGKTKAKIALDVASRPGSRNAGRLILVTAINPTPAGEGKTTTSIALAMGMRRLGKRAVLALREPSLGPVFGVKGGGTGGGKASLTPADEINLHFTGDIHAITTAHNLLSALVDNAVYFRDTFEGAGEIDPRTITWGRALDMNDRFLRRCIIGLGGKSHGKVREERFDITAASEIMAILSLARDYADLEQRLSRIVVGSSYDGKTITAGQVGASSAMCAVLRDALKPNLVQTLEGGPAFVHAGPFGNIAHGCNSVLATQLAIKTGDYAITEAGFGFDLGGEKFLNIKARIAGVWPRAVVLVATLRALKMHGGAPVKSSGEPNRDALQKGLAHLEKHIENAGAYGLTPIVAINVFPNDIEEELALVEQAAGKLGARMARSEGFGRGGEGSLDLARVVTEVVDATDADPPKPKYVYELEDAPQEKIRKIARTIYGAKDVVFVGSSEKDLKRIKELGYDKLPVCMAKTQLSLTDDPTVYGRPRDFVISVREVRLSAGAGFIVPLTGDMMTMPGLPKVPAARQVKLLPSGQIKGLMQND, from the coding sequence ATGACGAATTTTTCCCCTCGCCCCATCTCGGAAGTTGCGGCCGAACTCGGACTCGAAGCGGACGACATCGAGCCGTATGGCAAAACCAAAGCGAAGATCGCGCTCGACGTGGCCTCTCGGCCCGGTTCCCGCAATGCCGGGCGCTTGATCCTGGTCACGGCGATCAACCCGACGCCGGCCGGGGAGGGGAAGACCACCACGTCGATCGCGCTGGCCATGGGCATGCGCCGCCTCGGTAAGCGCGCCGTGCTCGCACTGCGCGAGCCGTCGCTCGGACCGGTCTTCGGCGTCAAAGGCGGTGGCACCGGCGGCGGCAAGGCGTCGCTCACTCCGGCCGACGAGATCAACCTGCACTTCACCGGCGACATCCACGCCATCACCACGGCGCACAACCTGCTCAGCGCCCTCGTCGACAACGCCGTCTACTTCCGCGACACCTTCGAGGGCGCGGGGGAGATCGATCCGCGCACCATCACGTGGGGGCGGGCGCTCGACATGAACGATCGCTTCCTGCGTCGGTGCATCATCGGCCTAGGCGGCAAGTCGCACGGCAAAGTGCGAGAGGAGCGGTTCGACATCACCGCGGCCAGCGAAATCATGGCCATTTTGTCCCTGGCGCGCGACTACGCCGACCTCGAGCAGCGCCTCTCGCGCATCGTGGTGGGCTCGAGCTACGACGGCAAGACCATCACCGCGGGGCAAGTCGGCGCGTCGTCGGCGATGTGCGCCGTCCTGCGCGACGCGCTCAAGCCGAACCTGGTGCAGACCCTCGAGGGCGGCCCGGCGTTCGTGCACGCGGGGCCGTTTGGCAACATCGCCCACGGCTGCAACAGCGTGCTCGCCACGCAGCTGGCCATCAAGACGGGGGACTACGCCATCACCGAGGCGGGCTTCGGGTTCGACCTCGGCGGCGAGAAATTCCTCAACATCAAGGCGCGCATCGCCGGTGTGTGGCCTCGTGCCGTCGTTTTGGTGGCGACCCTCCGCGCGCTCAAGATGCACGGCGGCGCGCCGGTGAAGAGCTCGGGCGAGCCCAATCGCGATGCGCTGCAGAAGGGCCTCGCACACCTCGAGAAGCACATCGAAAATGCGGGAGCGTACGGGCTCACGCCCATCGTGGCCATCAACGTCTTCCCCAACGACATCGAGGAGGAGCTCGCGCTGGTCGAGCAGGCTGCGGGCAAACTCGGCGCGCGCATGGCCCGCAGCGAAGGCTTCGGCCGGGGCGGCGAGGGCTCGCTCGACCTCGCGCGTGTGGTGACCGAGGTGGTCGATGCCACCGATGCGGATCCGCCCAAGCCCAAGTACGTCTACGAGCTCGAGGACGCGCCGCAGGAGAAGATCCGCAAGATCGCCCGCACCATCTACGGGGCCAAGGACGTCGTCTTCGTCGGGTCGTCGGAGAAAGATCTGAAGCGCATCAAGGAGCTCGGCTACGACAAGCTCCCGGTGTGCATGGCCAAGACGCAGCTCTCCCTGACCGACGATCCCACGGTGTACGGCCGCCCGCGCGACTTCGTGATCAGCGTGCGCGAGGTGCGTCTGAGCGCGGGTGCCGGCTTCATCGTGCCGCTTACCGGCGACATGATGACCATGCCCGGCCTGCCCAAGGTGCCGGCCGCTCGCCAGGTGAAGCTGCTTCCCTCGGGGCAGATCAAGGGGCTGATGCAGAACGACTGA
- a CDS encoding response regulator: MTSSSVLQPSPPFVVGIGASAGGLEALERFFDCLPNDTNMAFVVVQHLSPDFKSLMDELLARHTELPICLVEDGMTIEPNHVYLIPPKKEMIISGGKLLLSERDRQQELTLPIDVFFRSLAQDCRERAVAIVLSGGGTDGSRGIRDVFDSGGLVIVQDEESAQFDGMPRTARDAGVAHWVLAPGEMPRVLLEHAARPKGHPLSPEPSPSSLQSVYRLLEQEFAIDFTHYKPSTVTRRIERRLQLARAEHLDGYLERLKRERSELDILYRDLLIGVTRFFRNEEAFEVLEKRVLPEMLRRGPQDAPFRVWVAGCATGEEAYSLAILLHELASRAGNRPVKIFATDVHAGSLEIAARGMYDEEAVKNVAPARLERYFLPRGKGFQIVPEIRQMLVFAQHNVIKDAPFTRVDLVSCRNMLIYLQPAAQQKVLSLFHFGLNRGGVVFLGPSESPGALVHDFQPIDRYWRIFQKYSDVRIPVEARLKPARFADTSSLAPTSSVPGFGRQSFSHLLGTYDALLEAFMPPSLLVNERGELLHAFSGASRFLARRDGRQALDILEIVGPELKMVLVGGLKRALQETSPIVFKGVRIDDAQGLHKVTLRPIRGRAGSLPNVLISFEAAEGLLEHVPRSMEIDMGRVSEAHLAAMEAELSSTKENLQSAIEELETSNEELQAANEELLASNEELQSTNEELQSVNEELYTVNAEYQRKISELTELTNDMDNLLASTDVGAIFLDRDLKVRKFTPQIAEKFHLLPQDAGRSIETFKHTIDHPGLIADLKHVLATGERIERDLTTHHDNAFFLRILPYRAKGTVDGVVLTLIDVTGLKMAEDALFHERYLLNSLLGGVADAIYFKDASGRFIRANRPVQAFGAPGRDDEVLRSGQAQHEQLERHVRDDGGEGWDRATRLPLRDRQERIVGVIGIFRDVTEQKRAEEKIREAVRRRDQFLAMLSHELRNPLGAIVISTALLKETPAEDEARVRLMQILERQSQQMARLLDDLLEASRVTQNKIELRKQVVDLRASVRDAADAVRSMMDAHELQFDVQIDPQAMGVYGDPTRLQQIQVNLLSNAAKYTPRGGHVVLEAKADTEHAVIRVRDDGVGIAKEVLDTVFELFVQSKRTLDRSEGGLGLGLTLVRSLVDMHGGTVAAISDGEGKGAEFVVRLPLVREPVDKAQRTRQTAARSPRGSRVVVVEDNTDSRDMLCTLLKHAGFECRTAHDGPSGMALIENMKPDVAIIDLGLPGMNGFELARRLRRAKLSLYLVALTGYGQSADRMAALDAGFDEHVVKPVHADALLALLKGARGVSRSASAP, encoded by the coding sequence ATGACTTCCTCGAGCGTGTTGCAGCCATCTCCTCCCTTCGTCGTCGGCATTGGCGCGTCGGCGGGTGGACTCGAAGCACTCGAGCGCTTCTTCGATTGCCTGCCCAACGATACGAACATGGCGTTCGTCGTCGTGCAGCACCTATCGCCCGACTTCAAGAGCTTGATGGACGAGCTCTTGGCCCGGCACACCGAGCTGCCCATCTGTCTGGTCGAAGATGGGATGACGATCGAACCGAACCACGTCTACCTCATCCCGCCCAAGAAAGAGATGATCATCTCGGGCGGCAAACTCCTGCTCAGCGAGCGCGATCGCCAACAGGAGCTGACCTTGCCCATCGACGTCTTCTTCCGTTCCCTCGCGCAAGACTGCCGCGAGCGCGCGGTCGCCATCGTCCTGTCGGGCGGAGGGACGGATGGCTCGCGGGGCATCCGCGACGTGTTCGACTCGGGTGGCTTGGTCATCGTGCAGGACGAGGAGAGCGCACAGTTCGACGGCATGCCTCGGACCGCGCGGGATGCCGGCGTGGCGCATTGGGTGCTCGCCCCCGGCGAGATGCCGCGCGTCCTTTTGGAGCACGCCGCGCGTCCGAAGGGTCATCCGCTTTCGCCCGAGCCGTCGCCGAGCAGTCTCCAATCCGTGTATCGGCTGCTGGAGCAAGAATTCGCCATCGACTTCACGCACTACAAACCGAGCACGGTGACCCGGCGCATCGAGCGGCGCTTGCAACTCGCGCGCGCCGAGCACCTGGATGGCTATTTGGAGCGACTCAAACGCGAGCGGTCGGAGCTCGACATCCTCTACCGCGATCTCCTCATCGGGGTGACGCGGTTCTTCCGCAACGAGGAGGCGTTCGAGGTCCTGGAAAAGCGGGTCCTGCCCGAGATGCTGCGCCGCGGGCCGCAAGATGCGCCGTTTCGCGTGTGGGTCGCCGGCTGCGCGACCGGAGAGGAAGCCTACTCGCTGGCCATCCTGCTTCACGAGCTCGCGAGCCGCGCCGGCAACCGGCCGGTGAAAATCTTCGCCACCGACGTGCACGCGGGCTCCCTCGAGATCGCCGCGCGCGGGATGTACGACGAAGAAGCGGTCAAGAACGTCGCGCCCGCGCGCCTCGAGCGCTATTTTTTGCCGCGTGGAAAAGGCTTCCAGATCGTGCCGGAGATCCGGCAGATGCTGGTCTTCGCCCAGCACAACGTCATCAAGGATGCGCCCTTCACCCGCGTCGATCTGGTGAGCTGCCGCAACATGCTCATCTACCTGCAGCCGGCGGCGCAGCAAAAGGTGCTGAGCCTCTTTCACTTCGGATTGAACCGAGGGGGCGTCGTGTTCCTGGGCCCCAGCGAATCGCCGGGGGCGTTGGTGCACGACTTTCAGCCCATCGATCGGTACTGGCGCATTTTTCAGAAGTACAGCGACGTGCGCATCCCCGTGGAAGCGCGCCTCAAGCCCGCGAGGTTCGCCGATACGTCGTCCCTGGCCCCCACCTCGTCGGTGCCGGGCTTCGGCCGTCAATCGTTCTCGCACTTGCTCGGTACGTACGATGCGCTGCTCGAAGCGTTCATGCCTCCGAGCCTGCTCGTGAACGAGCGCGGGGAGTTGCTCCACGCCTTCTCCGGGGCGAGCCGTTTTTTGGCGCGCCGCGATGGCCGGCAGGCGCTCGACATCCTGGAGATCGTCGGCCCCGAGCTGAAGATGGTGCTCGTGGGCGGATTGAAACGCGCGCTGCAGGAAACGTCGCCCATCGTCTTCAAGGGCGTGCGCATCGACGACGCGCAGGGGCTGCACAAGGTCACCCTGCGCCCGATCCGCGGCCGGGCGGGGAGCCTGCCCAACGTGCTCATCTCCTTCGAGGCGGCGGAAGGGCTGCTCGAACACGTGCCGCGCTCGATGGAGATCGACATGGGGCGCGTCTCCGAGGCGCACCTGGCCGCGATGGAGGCGGAGCTCTCCTCGACGAAGGAAAACCTGCAGTCGGCCATCGAGGAGCTCGAGACGAGCAACGAGGAGCTGCAGGCGGCGAACGAAGAGCTGCTCGCCTCCAACGAGGAGCTCCAGAGCACGAACGAAGAACTGCAGAGCGTGAACGAGGAGCTTTACACGGTCAACGCCGAGTACCAGCGCAAAATCTCCGAGCTGACCGAGCTCACGAACGACATGGATAACCTGCTGGCCAGCACCGACGTGGGGGCCATCTTTCTCGATCGCGATCTCAAGGTGCGCAAGTTCACCCCGCAGATCGCCGAAAAGTTCCATCTGTTGCCGCAAGACGCGGGCCGCTCGATCGAGACGTTCAAGCACACCATCGATCACCCGGGGCTCATCGCGGACCTGAAACACGTGCTGGCCACCGGCGAACGCATCGAGCGCGATCTCACGACCCATCACGACAACGCATTCTTCTTGCGCATCCTCCCCTACCGCGCGAAGGGCACCGTCGATGGCGTGGTGCTCACGCTCATCGACGTGACCGGCCTGAAAATGGCGGAGGACGCGCTCTTTCACGAGCGCTACCTGCTCAACAGCCTGCTCGGTGGCGTGGCCGACGCGATTTACTTCAAGGACGCCAGCGGGCGGTTCATCCGCGCGAATCGGCCCGTGCAGGCCTTCGGGGCACCGGGCCGAGACGACGAGGTGTTGCGCAGCGGCCAGGCGCAGCACGAACAGCTCGAGCGCCACGTGCGCGACGACGGCGGCGAGGGCTGGGATCGCGCAACCCGGCTTCCCTTGCGCGATCGCCAGGAGCGCATCGTCGGGGTCATCGGCATCTTCCGCGATGTGACCGAACAGAAGCGCGCCGAGGAGAAGATCCGCGAGGCGGTGCGACGGCGCGACCAGTTCCTGGCCATGCTCTCGCACGAGCTGCGCAATCCGCTGGGAGCCATCGTCATCTCGACCGCGCTGCTGAAGGAGACGCCCGCCGAGGACGAGGCGCGGGTAAGGCTCATGCAGATCCTCGAGCGGCAGTCGCAGCAGATGGCGCGCCTTCTCGACGATCTCCTGGAGGCGAGCCGCGTGACACAGAACAAAATCGAGCTGCGCAAACAAGTCGTCGATTTGCGTGCGTCCGTGCGGGACGCGGCGGATGCCGTGCGCAGCATGATGGACGCGCACGAGCTGCAGTTCGACGTGCAAATCGATCCCCAGGCGATGGGCGTCTACGGCGATCCGACACGCCTGCAGCAGATCCAGGTGAACCTCCTGAGCAACGCGGCGAAGTACACGCCGCGCGGAGGGCACGTGGTGCTCGAGGCGAAGGCGGATACCGAGCACGCGGTCATCCGGGTTCGCGACGACGGCGTCGGGATTGCCAAGGAGGTGCTCGACACGGTGTTCGAGTTGTTCGTGCAGTCGAAGCGCACGTTGGACCGCTCCGAGGGAGGGCTGGGGCTCGGCCTCACCCTGGTGCGCTCCCTGGTCGACATGCACGGCGGCACCGTGGCCGCGATCAGCGATGGCGAGGGCAAAGGCGCCGAATTCGTCGTCCGGCTTCCCCTCGTCCGCGAGCCGGTGGACAAGGCGCAACGCACGCGCCAAACGGCAGCGCGCTCACCGCGAGGCTCGCGGGTGGTGGTCGTCGAGGACAACACCGACAGCCGCGACATGCTGTGCACCCTGCTGAAGCACGCGGGCTTCGAGTGCCGGACGGCGCACGATGGGCCGAGCGGCATGGCCCTCATCGAGAACATGAAGCCGGACGTCGCGATCATCGACCTGGGGCTTCCCGGCATGAACGGCTTCGAGCTCGCACGCCGTCTCCGCCGTGCGAAACTCTCGCTCTATTTGGTCGCGCTCACCGGCTATGGGCAATCCGCCGATCGCATGGCCGCGCTCGACGCCGGGTTCGACGAGCACGTCGTCAAACCCGTCCACGCGGATGCGCTGCTCGCGCTCTTGAAGGGCGCGCGCGGCGTCAGTCGTTCTGCATCAGCCCCTTGA
- a CDS encoding class I SAM-dependent methyltransferase, which yields MSTTPGATPRIVSTRDGYDLWAEIYDTEQNPLILLEEPEVRRHLGDVRGLSVADVGCGTGRHAVRLAAERARVTALDFSEGMIGRAKAKAAVGDIAFVLHDISKPLPLADRSMDRVINCLVLDHVPTASLDALFRELGRICKHDGFIVVSVMHPAMMLRGVQARFTDPATGQETRPESSPNVISDYVMAALAAGLRVAHLSEHAVGEELASSVPRAAKYLGWPVLFMMKLAPTAS from the coding sequence ATGAGTACGACACCGGGCGCGACGCCGCGCATTGTATCGACGCGAGACGGGTACGATCTCTGGGCCGAGATTTACGACACCGAGCAAAATCCGCTCATTTTGCTGGAGGAACCCGAGGTACGAAGGCACCTCGGCGACGTCCGCGGCCTGTCCGTCGCGGACGTGGGCTGCGGAACGGGTCGCCATGCCGTGCGCCTGGCGGCCGAACGAGCGCGTGTGACCGCCCTCGATTTTTCGGAGGGCATGATCGGGCGCGCCAAGGCCAAGGCGGCCGTCGGCGACATCGCGTTCGTGCTGCACGACATCTCGAAGCCGCTCCCTCTCGCCGACCGCAGCATGGACCGCGTGATCAACTGCCTCGTGCTCGACCACGTGCCGACGGCGAGCCTCGACGCGTTGTTCCGCGAGCTCGGGCGCATCTGCAAGCACGACGGCTTCATCGTCGTCTCGGTGATGCACCCGGCGATGATGCTGCGCGGTGTGCAGGCGCGCTTCACGGATCCCGCGACGGGCCAGGAAACGCGCCCGGAAAGCAGCCCGAACGTGATCAGCGACTACGTGATGGCTGCGCTCGCGGCGGGGCTTCGCGTCGCGCATCTTTCCGAACACGCCGTCGGCGAAGAGCTGGCCTCGAGCGTGCCGCGCGCGGCGAAATACTTGGGCTGGCCCGTACTCTTCATGATGAAGCTTGCGCCGACTGCCTCCTAG